AGTAGAGCAGTAGTTGTTTTCAAAAGTTTCATGGTTTTGATACCGATGTCCATTATCTCGCTTGAAGAACTTAGACTTGCAATGATAATTCCGAAAGTTCAAATGTTGATCCATTATATCTTATTGAAACAGAGCTGGTTTTTTACTCTATTTAGTTGAAAGGGCTAAGAAATGCCTGGATTTTTCTGCGACCCTTTATATCGTCCATCTGTTCATTTGCGCTATTTATGGAGGTTGGCCCTCATCAATAACATGGTGGGTTGTGAACATTACAAGCCTGACGGTGATGGCATTGTTGGGTGAATACTTGTGCATGAGACGAGAATTGCGAGAAATTCCCATTTCAAGAAATCGCTCGAGTAAGCTCTTTTTCCGTTTGACTAGTTACTTGGTCTGAAGAATTGAATTTATCATATATGATTTCTATGTTATTGGCCAAAAGACTCGAACTTTACTGTTTCCTTTATTTCTCAGATGTCTTGTTTTTTGGTCATATTTGACTTCTATTCCTTGATCTTGTTTTCATGCTTCAAGCTAGTACTCGATACATTTTATTCTTGCATGTAGATTCTTAAGTCCCCCAACAGTCTTTCTATATGTATGTTTCTCTTTAGAGTATACTGTATGTTGAATATAGCATTTTGAATCTTCTCCAGTCTTTATTTTGATATTAGGTAAATGATCCTATTTGGCGCATTTCTTATTGATTCTAGTTAAATTCGATGTGGGCGATCTCTTGAAATTTAGGATGTTTGATCTAGTTTtagtttattaaatttaattaaaagaatCACACTTTCAATTTGGCAAATAACAAGATTAATTAGCTGGAAAGAAAAGGTGCTTTTCCAACTTCCAGGAAGTTTGTGATTTGGACGGACATACAGGTTTTTACATTCCAATGCATGTTTCTTCAAATGCATTCATTATCTACTAGCTCTTGAAGGAAATACCACAGAGAAGTTTTTTCCCTGTCATCATTAAGCAGGCGTTGAGTTACCTGTTTCTTAGGTGAATTTATATGTTTCAAAGTTTAATGATAGTTCATTGAGACTCaactaaaatttaattcaaTCCAATCTTCCCACCTATCTCCCAAGATGTTGCTAGGGGTATAGACTTATAGTGGAGTTCTATTAGCAAAACGTTCAGATAATGTTTCTCTCCAAAAGTGATGAGAATTAAGATCGAAGTTTCTGGCCAATTCTTGACTTCACCTCGCCAACCTGCTAATGACTCGCACCAAAGGAAAAAAGCGTAGGAAATTGAGGATCTCCTAAAGTAGGATATAAAACTGGGATTGTGTAGGACGTTTAAGGACTTTTGTATTTGGCTGGTTTGATGAAAGCCGGTTGTAATTTTATAGTCTATTTCAGGAATGCACTAAAATTTTCCTTTTGTACCAATTTCTCTGAGTAGCTTCAGAAAACTTCATTCGAGGGCCAGGTTGAATAACCCTGGCATTAATGCATTACTGTTAATCTCTAAATCCTAGTTCGAACTCAGCATATGCCTTCTAGATTTCTGAAATTTCTGTCTGTTAAACAACATAATAGAATAAAGAAGTGTAATTTAGTTTGAACTAATAACACTGGAACATGCGAAGAAAGAAGAATTCCTCCTTTCCAATTCGATCTCATCGGTTTATTTGGAAAGTttgaattttggaaaaatcaAACCAAAGTTAAAGTAGACCAAAATGATTGATTCTTTTTAAGAATCAATAAACGATCATCAAAAGCCTGCACCTATATCTGTGGAACCAAATCTTCACACACTTGCAACCTCAATCACCAAATTAAGAGATTCAAGATAAAAGTTCTTTgagataacatattatatattattatggtTTCTTACTCCCTGTCTGTTCTTGCTAAGCTATATATGTACTTATTGAACCATTATGCTAATATGTCCACGACTGACTGAAAATTTCTGTGTTTCATGGATGCAGATGTTTGACAAGCTTgacaagaaattttttaatcCTCTTCTGAGTCGCCAAGATTGTTAGGATGCATACGATTTCTGAATTATAGTATATTACATTTTATGTAGCACAGCTGAGATATATATCTTGTTTCTGCCAATTGAAATCATTAACAAGAATTTTGAGCAGCACTTTGTTGATGTAATGGCACTGTATGGAAGATTAATACTGTTCTGTAATTATATCTGAAAGTCATGGAAATATGAGTAAGGTTCTTACCAGATGAGGTTTGAATATACAAGGCTTTCTAGCTCTTATTCTGGTGATTAATTTTTTCCGGTTGTGCTTGGAAAAGACCGTGATACCTGCAAATAGCAGGTCTTTTGCGGCAAGTACCAAAACATTGTTTTTGTGTATTTCTTATGCCAAAATCTCAAGCTATGAGAATGCATTGCTGGATATTGTCATAATCTCAACTAGTTAGTTCAAAGTTGATATTCCTCTTGTAAATGGATGAAATACATTTGTTATAGGTGGAAAAATCGAGAAACTGTAAATAAGAGTAGCTAAGAAAAACCCATTATAATTATGGTGTAAAAGCCTTTgctaatcaaataaaaattcaataaagatTGGCAAACATATCAAAACCTACTAATCTAGGACTCAacgaaaaatataataaatcaacCACAACTCACGATCTCTTATCAAATCATGACAAAAATTCAACTGCCTCAACCATAAAAATCTATTCTtgattataaaacaaaaaaaaaagtataaaacTTCCCAACAAAATGGCAACATATCGATCAAAGATATAAATACGTGAAATCCCTTGATAAGGGGAAAGGCATGCTACCTTCCCTTTAATATTAGGCATGCAGAACTCTTTTTATGCTCCTAAAGCATTGCTTGCATCAGAAACACATTTTTATTATACAGATAAGTAgtagttttaaattattattaaaatatattaaattttaattttttaaaagcgATGTTATCAACTCATTATGCCAAAATGCGTATGATCGAATCACTAATATGATTCAATTAGAGTCTATTGGAATTAAAATTCGGGATTTATTCATACTCACCGAATTTATCAGGATCTttatcaaaaatcaaatttaaatacAATGAGATAAATATTATAGAAATAATTCCACCAAAAAATCAACTACTTGATTCCTCCTCGAACTCAATATTATGGTTAAGTATAATCTTAAATTTCTCGTCATCTGATAATTCTTTTCAATGGTGATTGAGAATTTGAGCTAATCCGTACAATTTTcatctttatcttttaaaacaagaaaattaCAAAATCAAATCGTCCaccatattaatttattttctttgacatttcccgaaattaaaattttgattttctttattAATAACTCATTTATCTCGGGCTAATTGCTCCGGGTTCTCATTGAAAAGTTTAGACATAAAACTccctaaaaatataaatacactAATATATCTTccatttaaagaaataaaacatttaatatctNtctatgttttaaaaaaaaaaaaaaaaccaagcaCATTTTACCCGTTTATAAAggattttatgcatgattttttaacACAAATGGTTTTAAATGCAATTAATGTTAAACAAAAGTTCTTctctttttctaattttttattatttaatgacaaaactcgtgtgagacagtctcgcgggtcgtattttgtgagatgaatatcttatttgggtcgtccatgaaaaaatattactttttatactcagaatattactttttattgtaaataacgGTAgagttgacacgtctcacagataaaaatttgtgagaccgtctcataagagacctactcttatttAATTGACCCATTTATCTCTGTTTGCTCCAAATTTAATGTGCCTTGCGTCGGTTTTTCATGTTTGACAGTCACTCTCGGCTTTGATTGAAGGGCCAACTTAATAAATTTTACTGCAAATTATCTTAAATCTATGCATATTGTATAATTTACATGATATTTTGTGAATTTGTTATGCTTAAATTTCGTGAAACAACAGTTTATGTCATCTTCCGGTCAAAATTACGGAATTCATCGTTTTATATGTATTAAGAGTTAATATTGATTCTCGTTAAGACTATATATAATCATCCACCGGTTAGTAACAATCACTTTATGTCTCAATATTAATCCCAGACTTCGATTTTCTCAGTCACACAACAAATGAACCCAAGTAAGCCGTGATGAAAACGGTACCATAACGGATTATGCACTGAATTATGGAGCATATGGGGGCCGGTGTGATATTGACGGTTCGACGGGGGCTTGCTGCTGTGTTTTGCCACCCTGAGAAGGGGCCGGTGACCATGGAGCTGGCTTTGGTTTCGCCATTATCCACGTGCAGTAACTTTTGAAGTAAATTGTAGTTTCATGCGATATTCTATCTCCAACTTGCTTCCTTGTCGATTGTGCGTGAAAATGCTCAAATACTCAACACAGAGCCATCTCAAATTCTTTGCCCACGGTCTTCTGCAAATCTATATATAGCCATAGACATATAATCACCAAACAGAAGACACCCTTAACTTGAATTCGTCACCTTTCTTGAAATTACATGGGAGATTGTCGCGGCCATACCAAAATACCCATATTATAGGTTTTgacattttttataaaaaaaaaaaaaggtttccCTGTAATTAATTCTTTTGCTAAAATCTAAGCTCGTTGcagaatattttataaaatccaTCATATGTTATTTTCAATCCCCTCATGTGAACTGACGAAATTCTATTCTTATACTTGAAGAAAATTGATAAACTGTAACACCCAAGAATTAAAACTGTAAAAACCCATCATATATAGTTACTGAATCGAAAACTTTGTATGTGTATAAAAATTCTCAATCGAGAATATAATAAGCCAACCAAAATTAACGAACACTACCAAAAAGTCATGACCAAAAGTATACCGAACTAAACCCTAAAAAAGTAAATgtaaaaataatactaataaagaaaaataatgataCTTCCCTACGAAAATCGAACTAAGCGAGAATATAAACATGTAAGCAGCTCCCTTAATGAGCGAAAATGCATGATGCCTCCAGGCTGTTGTAAATGTTTCTCTTCGCATAAGATAAATCTTTAATGGCAGGTCTGCAGTCATTTGTGAAGATGGCGAATCCAACGCAACAGCCTGCTTCATCAGTCATGATCCCGGTACTGGTTGTACTTGGAATAaactctttttcttcttctgaaGCATTGCTTGCATTAGAGATATATGGTTTCTGTGGATTGCATGAATCATATAGCACTGTGTCTATCGAACATGTGGTGGGGCGGGTGCGATGGGATGGTGTTGGTACGGGGGTTGGAACGTCTGGAGATGGTGCTGGGGTTGGAATAAATGGAGATGGAGATGGGGATGGTGATGGTGATGGTGATGGGGATGGGGATGGGGTAGGAACATCAGGAGATGGTCCTGGTGTTGGAACATCAGGCGATGTTGCTGGGGTAGGAACATCAGGGGATGGGGTTGGTGATGGTACTGGGATTAGAACGTCTGGAGATGGTGCTGGGGTTGGAATAAATGGAGATGGGGATGGGGATGGTGATGGGGATGGGGATGGGGAAGGGGAAGGGGAAGGGGTAGGAACATCAGGAGATGGTCCTGGTGTGGGAACATCAGGCGATGGTGCTGGGGTAGGAACATCAGGGGATGGGGTTGGTGATGGTACTGGGATTAGAACGGCTGGAGATGGTGCCGGGGTTGGAATAAATGGAGATGGTGATGGTGATGGGGTTGGAACGTCAGGAGATGGTACTGGTGTTGGAACATCAGGGGATGGGGATGGGGATGGAGATGGGTTTGGTGATGGTTTTGGTGTTGGAACATCAGGGGATGGTGTTGGAGATGGTGATGGGGTTGGAACATCTGGCGATGGGGTTGGGGTAGGAGCGTCTGGTGATGGGGTTGGAACATCTGGAGATGGTACAGGGGTTGGAGTGATTGGTGACGGGGATGGCGATGGTGGTAGGACCGGCGGAGGTGGAGGCGGCAAAGGCGCATGACGATTGTCGCAAATATTCTTTGCAACTAGGAGCAATTTACGTTCCATGGGATCCAAGAAGTTCACGTAGCAATGCTTCGTGATCTTTCTAACTTGCAAGCAACAGTAAGTACGTGCATCTTGAGGAGCATCAAATTCGGACCCTCCACAAGTGTCCAAAAGTTGAGTCACCGATTGGCAGATTTTATGCGAATTCGGCGGTGATGGAGAAGGTGGCTGCACTGGTGGTTCGCTTGGGGGAGACACTGGTGGAGGCAACGAAGGAACTTTGATCCACGGGTTATCGCAAATCTTGGTGGCACCATTGATGAAGAATTGTTCTCTTTTGCTCAATCCTACGAGACAATGGTCTTCAATATTTCGAACTTTCTGGCAACAATAGGGACGGGCTCGAATTGGAAATAAACTTGATCCGAACTTGGTCCCACAAAATGCAAGGAAATCATCCCTTGCTTGACACTGATCTCCATAGCTTTGGCCCTTACCTTGGCTTAGTGACAGAAGAATAAACAACGACAAAAAGAAAATCACCACACTTTTTGCCGCCATTGCATGCAAAGCTTCTGTCAAATTTTTTTGTGGTGAATAGATTGCCTAAGTGGGTTTTATAGAGCCAAAAGAGTTTCATTTTGTTTGGGAATTTAATCATGATATCTTGAATCatggttttatttaatttcaataatataGAGTTTGATTTTAGTCATTATCAATATCTGCATAAATCTTAAAGTATTTAAGATGATCTAATGATAatgataattattaaataaatcacCCAATCTAGTTgcgttttatttaatttggacTCTGTCATAAGCAAATGATTATTaggaaaatcaatttttttacgTTGATTATTCCTTAATCATATAGCTTATGGTACATATAGTAAATGGCATAGTAATTAAATAATACGACATTAATGACTTAAATTTGCATGAATTTTAAGATCCCATCGGGCGCTTATCTAAAGTTATCTTTAATATcataagtttttaaaatttattagagTGATAATAATTTAGTATTTGTTTAACTTGAATCTTGGAGTTGTGTTTCATTTAATTTGGACTTTATTGAAAGTTAATATGTTTAATCCATTTCAGATTTTGATTTAAtcaaaaattgaatttgaatattTCATCATAAATCCGAACGTATCGACATCACCaccgactttttttttttttttttttttaggaacCACCGACATCAAAATGAATTACTTTGTAGGTAGAATTTTCTGAaccataaaatatcaaatttaatatGGGATAAAACTCTATCACAatcattatcaaatttcaaaatcaaatttctacCAGAGAAGATACATACATACAAAAATACAATGCATATAATTCGATCAACAATTCATTTCCTCCTCGAATTCAAAATGGTTAAACGTAATTCTAATTTCTACTCTATTTTTCAGTTGGTGATTGAGAATTTTAGCTAATCTTTTGTTATACGATTTATCTacgttattttttattatttggtgATTGAGAATTTTAGCTAATCTTTTGTTATACGATTTATATCTTTGAGACACATCAATCTGATTCATATCTACagatttatatttatacataaaaaataatgtatttcatGAATTGAATCCAACGATAgttcatgtaatttatttttgtagaTACATACTTTATGATCCcgaaatcaaattttaattttgtttatttgtaACTCATTTATCATTGTATTTTCTTTCCCCCAAAAAAAAACTCTCATCTATTATCTTCAAATTTAACGTCGCTTACACCTCATTCTGTTCACAtgtatcaaattttaaatcatgcaacgtaaatattgcatggcatgctgtATATTTTTCTGCTTCGATTTATGTTGTCTGCCGGTGGAACtcataatttctcaaggatgtaataaatttcgataaaaatttgttttcttgTTCATTGGCTCATTGcaaagaagaaaatttttcGAATATAAATTTGATCCCGAAACTGCACTTTTCCGTTGAGAGAACAATATTTCACTGAACCCacgataataaattataatgtttCCGACAGAAACCCTTGGCAAGTGTTGACATAATCAGATCATGTCCCATTAATTTCAGCATTACCAAAACTTAGCAAGAACCAGAAGTCTACTTTTTCAGCCACAAAAACGAACCAAAATAGGAAGAATGAAATGTTACACCTACGGATTAATCATTGGATTATGCAGTATTTGGTGAAGCAGCATCGGACTCAACTGTTTCCATTTCCATTGGTTTAGCAGCAGCTGACGGTACTTCATTGCTTGCATTAGGGGCTTGGCCAGGGCTTGAATTAGGATTATCAATCTCCTGATCCTGTGTTTTGCCACTCTGAGAAGGGGCTGGCGAGGGTGCCTCATGTGGAGTTGGCTTTGCGGGCTTCGGTTTCGTCATTATGCGCTTGCAGTAACTGTTGATGGAAATCGTAGTTCCATGTGTTATTATACATGAAAAGTAAAGCAAACCAAAGCAAATAATAAAAGCTGCTTGGAGTCTTCTGGAAAGGATTTGAGCAGGGTACGAGAGCTTTTTGAAACCTGGCTTGAATAGTTTATGGTAAATATCAAAGATCAAACAATTTCAAGCCAAGCGGGAGTTCTTAGAGAGTGTTGGCATATTTCATACTATCGTAAAATTCTTGAACCAAAATCTTATGTAGCAGATGGTCAAACAGTCGTGTAAAAAGATCTTTAGGAAGGGAATCTTGAACCAAATTTACCATACCTATCAAGAGCTTCAGCTTTTTTCCTCATATCGGCAGACAAAAGAACTGGTGTTGCATACTTAGGGAGTGAATCTTGTTGTTGTTTTCTCTCTGTCAACCAAACCTCTGCTTCCATGCATTCATTCACAACCTGAAAGCAGAAACAAAATGACTCACAATTCATTAGATAACTATTATGTGGCTACTGGGAGCAGGCTAACACCTTTTGTTTCTCTTCCATTTCAATGTGATCAAATCTGGGATCATTCGACACTGCTGCTTCTGTGAAATTCTTAATGCAATACATAAGTTGGTCTGCCGCAGGTCCCCTCATTGAATGCTCCTTGTAGCGCTCTTCTATGGGATCACCTTGCTGCCAGATTatatttccaaaatttaaaaaaaaaaaattactactaagattagaaacacaataacataaCAGAACAACCCAATTTCAAGATACTCACCTTTTTGAGCTCCTCCAACTTAGAAATATAGACACCTTTCGTTTCATCCTCACCATCTTCATACAACCAATCTTCCACCACCTGCAATCTGGAGATGAACTGTTCTCTGTCTGAATCCATTACGAAGTCGCAATACTTGCCATTAAGCTGCACAGGCAAAACTATCAGTACCAAACGGCAACCGTTCAAGCAAGAGCAACACCATTGTACATACCTTGTTCCGCATGTCATAGACATAAGACTCGAGTGAGTTCTTTTTATCTTTAGTTTCTTCCATCACTCGATCCTGCAGAGCCATCTCAAATTCCTTCTCCACAGCCTTTTGCAAATCCACGGCCGCCAGACCTCCATGAACGACGACTTCAGTTACAAGAACATTTGTTTTCCTGACCTTTTTCTTTGGATTCTCCACCTAATGAAACATGGTAATGAGATATTCTTATAGGCGACTCACATAACCGCGGAAAGGGATAACTATCAAAAGTACCTATTAGAAGTTTTCTATCGTACACAAGCAGGTACACAATGGATCTCTTCCATGAAAAACAATACAGAGTGGCATGGCAGCATAGTcgatttttaaatgaaaagaaaagaagcaTAAAGGGAGAGATTTTCAGTGTCTATTATTTGAACAAACCTAAAAATAATACAGACACGCTAACTATTACTAGGAAGATTGAGAAAGCCGTGAACTCAAAGATCAAAGGCAAAATCCTAACAAAAATGAGTAGACATGGTTTTCACCTAACCTTGGAATCAGTTTCCATCTCAGATGTCTGATCTCCAGATTTCAGCACACCATTTTCAGCACCAGGGGCATCAATTTTGGAGTCTTGCATATTGACATCAGTTTCAGTAGGAGCCTCATCAGTTTCCATCTTAGTTGGTTCGCTGGCCAACTCTTTTATCACAGGAACTTCTGTTTCCTCCTCTTCCAAGAGCTATCAAGAAGCCGCAATTAGAATTCAAAGAATACAATTGAAACACCAAAGTCTTTGTTGATAACAGAACATCCAAATATCACTGGTCGTTATAAAAATATCCGGTTGACCAACTTTGTCATGTAAACAATAAAGTTCAAAACTAACTGAAAATTTCGAACATGATTCCTTTTCCAGCATTAGTAGCAACATTTATTATTCCCACATTTATAACAAATCACATGCTTTCGTCAGGTATTTGACATAACACTTTATATAATAGTGGTCCAAAGTTGCCATGACACGTGAAGTGCAACTGAAACATACAGTGCTGCATATCGTGTTAAGATCACGCATTTAAACATTTTCACATGTGTGCTTCATTAGAATATTCGATGAGAAATTAAATGTAAAGTATGAACGAAACAATGTATTATCACTTATTAAGTCAGATGTGGATCCACATTTGTAAAAGCAAGTACAGATAACTTCTTCCCTGTTCAGACATTCAGCACATGTTAATAATCAATGGTTCTTCAACCATTGTATTGAAacaaaagatttaattttaaaagtacCTTTTGGTGCATAAAATCTGAGTACGTAAAAACATATTGAAAGAAATTTAAAGCGGAATAAGCAGGTCTAATATATCTTATTATTTCTAAAATTGGTAGTCCTGAGTCCTGACATTTTAGGATGTTAATAATAGGAACTCTAGTAATAAACAAATGAATTACATGAATCGATTGTGCATCTTTTTATCAAATCACGGAAAAGCTTTATCCTGAAAGCTTACCGTTGCTGACTCAACAGATACAATACCATGAAGATTTAAACGCACTTTGACCTTTACTTTCGCCTGTTCACCTTTTGCGGATTGGAAAGGTCCAATCTGCACACCAACACATCGGGTAATGTCATGTGATGGCAAAGAATATGAATCAAAAGCTATGCTACATAAAAGAATAACCTAATAAGCTCGTGTGAATCCGCTCAACACAATTACCGTGTAGGTGCTAATATTGGCAGGACCCGATAATTCACTGTCAGCGTACTCCACATTCAAGGTGAATGTTCCAGATCTGTGTAAAGTCAAAGCCTTCACACTGGGTATAGCATTACCCCTTGCGAATACAACCTTTCTCTGCTGATTATCCACCTCTCCACTTTGTCTATCTGAAGCATAACCCTTCCATGACAAGCAAATGGAGAAAGGGAAACTCTCATTAACCTGCAAAAAGGAAGTCGACAATATCAAGTCAAGTTTCACATTAATCATTGAGTATATTTTGTACAAGATTTATGTTGGGTATGCACCAacataaatattcaaaaataagaaTGCTTAATCTCCTAAATGTCAGCAAAACTGGACGAACATCAGGGCAAAAGCTGCAAGAACGAAGTAAACATCCTGAAAAGCCTAAGAATCACTTGCAAAGAAAACAAGCATTTGATCTTAAAGGGGACCATACAGTTACTAATGAGTCTCTCTACTTCATGAATTTCAATCATCGATAATATACATCATACAAACTTTCATTTCGTTGTAGTTACAAACTAAATGCAGTCAAACTAATTTTGAAAAGCTAATGCATACCACCATATAGAGGAAACTAAGTGTATCTTGTTTTGCAACTAAAAGATAAGCCTCATGACACATACAGGACCAAGTAAAGATTcaagaaaaacaaataaaagtaTGTAATGATTCTGAGAACACGAACATGCAGGAACCTCAAGGATGATCAATTGAATTCCAACTAACAAATGCATCTAGACACAGATACCATATGGATAGCTCCATCATTGAAATCATTACCTGAAACTCTCGAACTTTAAATGTGGGACTGAGCATAGCACACTGCAGAGCACATCCTTTTGCAACACATTCACTGGCATTCATTGTGCGGCGAGGCTCCTTACCAAAGAAATCGGTTAAGATCTTAATAATAGCAGGAACACGAGAACCTGAGCCAACAACTTCAACTGAATGAATATTCTCAATAGTCACTCCAGCATCTACCAGAGCCTTCTCCAATGGGATTTTCACTCGTTCCAAAATTGGAACACTAATTTGCTCGAACTCCTCCCTCTTTATGACACCTTTGACATCCTTCTCATCCATCAAGCACTCAATGTTAAGAGGTGCCGCAGGATTTGCACTGAGGACCTTCTTTAACTTTTCGCATGCAGTGCGTAGTCTTAAGCAAGCCTTGTCATTCATGAAGACATCAATGTTATACTCATCCTTAAATTTGGCAGCGAAATGCTGAAAAAGAGCTTCATCGAAATCACGTCCACCAAGTGATCGATCAAAAGCATGTGCCAGTATCTGAAGCTGTCCTTTCTTGAAGGCAGCAACACACACTTGCATACTTGCATGCCCAACATCGACAAAAACAATGTTCAATGATTCATTTTCAGGTAAATCGGTCTTGTAAATCCCATAAGCTAAAGCTGTGGCGGT
This genomic window from Primulina huaijiensis isolate GDHJ02 chromosome 7, ASM1229523v2, whole genome shotgun sequence contains:
- the LOC140980133 gene encoding uncharacterized protein — translated: MFYGAVVWDPWLIVAQIVCLQCLYYQTLGILLSILVGTRVSKMSLAYFFDYATVNSATITGWSVMASFFLSSVAGAGFLLYLVERAKKCLDFSATLYIVHLFICAIYGGWPSSITWWVVNITSLTVMALLGEYLCMRRELREIPISRNRSNV
- the LOC140980911 gene encoding heat shock 70 kDa protein 15-like yields the protein MSVVGFDFGNDNCVVAVARQRGIDVVLNEESKRETPAIVSFGDKQRFLGTAGSASSLTNPKNTISQIKRLLGCRFLDPELQRDLKSLPFLVIDGPDGYPLIQARYLGETRTFTPTQILGMVLSNLKSIAEKNLNAPVADCCIGIPVYFTDLQRRAVIDAATIARLRPLRLFHETTATALAYGIYKTDLPENESLNIVFVDVGHASMQVCVAAFKKGQLQILAHAFDRSLGGRDFDEALFQHFAAKFKDEYNIDVFMNDKACLRLRTACEKLKKVLSANPAAPLNIECLMDEKDVKGVIKREEFEQISVPILERVKIPLEKALVDAGVTIENIHSVEVVGSGSRVPAIIKILTDFFGKEPRRTMNASECVAKGCALQCAMLSPTFKVREFQVNESFPFSICLSWKGYASDRQSGEVDNQQRKVVFARGNAIPSVKALTLHRSGTFTLNVEYADSELSGPANISTYTIGPFQSAKGEQAKVKVKVRLNLHGIVSVESATLLEEEETEVPVIKELASEPTKMETDEAPTETDVNMQDSKIDAPGAENGVLKSGDQTSEMETDSKVENPKKKVRKTNVLVTEVVVHGGLAAVDLQKAVEKEFEMALQDRVMEETKDKKNSLESYVYDMRNKLNGKYCDFVMDSDREQFISRLQVVEDWLYEDGEDETKGVYISKLEELKKQGDPIEERYKEHSMRGPAADQLMYCIKNFTEAAVSNDPRFDHIEMEEKQKVVNECMEAEVWLTERKQQQDSLPKYATPVLLSADMRKKAEALDSYCKRIMTKPKPAKPTPHEAPSPAPSQSGKTQDQEIDNPNSSPGQAPNASNEVPSAAAKPMEMETVESDAASPNTA